Proteins from a genomic interval of Debaryomyces hansenii CBS767 chromosome E complete sequence:
- a CDS encoding DEHA2E18414p (highly similar to uniprot|P09440 Saccharomyces cerevisiae YBR084W MIS1 Mitochondrial C1-tetrahydrofolate synthase) yields MLSRSTTRCLSKANTIRLARSIHRSTVCLDAAVVSGTLLAKSIRSKIAEKIVDYNTTNFSNLNASNINFDNLQFRPNLTIIQVGGRPDSSAYVKAKLKAAKSSNISSSLLKFDEDMSEEDLLEEIDRLNKDPKVNGLLIQLPLPKHFNETLITNAVATEKDVDGFARYNVGELTKKGGAPMFKPCTPNGIMELIKTTGISLRGKNAVVLGRSDIVGTPVAAMLRNEDCTVTICHRHTYDLPSVVRNADIIVAAVGIPEYVKADWVKENAVVIDVGINYKSDPQSAKGRKLVGDVDYESVVKKAGFVTPVPGGVGPMTVAMLCSNVYDAAILQAERAHEHAFTPLALEMKEPVPSDIEISRAQKPKKITKVAQELGLLEREMEPYGHYKAKVDPKMVIKRLDEQVEGSVSDRGNYVLVAGITPTPLGEGKSTTTVGLTQALGAHLGYNAIANVRQPSMGPTFGVKGGAAGGGYAQVIPMDEFNMHLTGDIHAISAAQNLLCAAVDTRMFHEHTSKSIGGFFKRLVPSKKGKRAFTKSMLKRLEKLGITKTDPTELNDKEVETFSILNIDPESITIKRVVDCNDRFVREITIGQGKNEIGKFPPRKTGMDITVASELMAVLALSTSLSDLRERVGKIVVGTQKETGVAITCEDIGCAGAITALLKDAIKPNLMQTLEGTPVFVHAGPFANISIGASSVIADQLGLKLTSPSNPINNGQKGFVVTEAGFDFTMGGERFFNIKCRASGFKPDTVVLVATSRALKLHGGAPDVKPGQSLPEEYTTENLEYLKKGCANLAKQISNIKQYDVPVVVAINQFETDTASEIDLIKQEATKAGADFAVPSNHWAKGGSGAVQLAEAVSEAVTLANPTQKFLYDVNSSVEDKLLSIATKMYGASSIELSPLAKQQIETYTQQGYDKLPICIAKTQYSLSHDPALKGVPTGFTVPIREVRCSAGAGYLYALAAEIMTIPGLPTHAGFMNVEVNDDGDIEGLF; encoded by the coding sequence ATGTTATCTAGATCAACAACTCGCTGTTTATCAAAAGCTAATACAATAAGATTGGCTAGGTCAATCCACAGATCGACTGTTTGTCTCGATGCTGCTGTTGTGTCTGGAACTTTATTAGCCAAATCTATAAGGTCTAAAATTGCTGAGAAGATTGTCGATTACAATACTACTAACTTCAGCAATCTCAATGCTAGTAATATTAACTTCGATAACTTACAGTTTAGACCAAACTTGactattattcaagttgGAGGAAGACCAGACTCCTCAGCTTATGTTAAAGCCAAATTGAAGGCCGCTAAGTCGTCGAATATCCTGTCCAGCTTGttaaaatttgatgaagatatgTCCGAAGAAGACTTATTAGAGGAAATTGACAGATTGAACAAAGATCCTAAGGTTAATGGATTGTTAATACAGTTGCCATTGCCAAAACATTTTAATGAAACTCTTATTACTAATGCAGTTGCTACCGAAAAGGATGTTGATGGGTTTGCACGTTACAATGTAGGTGAACTAACTAAAAAAGGTGGTGCACCAATGTTTAAACCATGTACCCCAAATGGTATAATGGAATTGATTAAGACAACTGGTATTAGCTTGCGTGGTAAGAATGCTGTTGTTCTTGGTAGATCTGATATTGTTGGTACTCCAGTTGCGGCAATGTTGAGAAATGAAGATTGTACAGTTACAATCTGCCATCGTCATACATATGACTTACCCTCTGTGGTTAGAAATGCTGATATTATAGTCGCAGCAGTTGGTATTCCTGAGTATGTTAAAGCCGATTGGGTAAAGGAAAATGCTGTGGTTATCGACGTTGGTATTAATTACAAAAGTGACCCCCAATCTGCCAAGGGTAGAAAACTAGTTGGTGATGTTGATTATGAATCAGTTGTAAAGAAGGCTGGTTTTGTTACACCTGTTCCAGGTGGTGTTGGACCAATGACTGTGGCAATGTTATGTTCAAACGTCTATGATGCTGCTATTTTACAAGCTGAAAGAGCCCACGAGCACGCATTTACCCCATTGGCTCTTGAGATGAAGGAACCAGTACCTtcagatattgaaatttcgAGAGCTCAAAAACCAAAGAAGATTACAAAAGTTGCTCAAGAATTAGGTTTATTGGAAAGGGAAATGGAACCATATGGACATTATAAGGCCAAGGTAGATCCGAAGATGGTTATTAAACGTTTAGACGAACAAGTCGAGGGCTCCGTATCTGATAGAGGTAATTACGTTTTAGTTGCAGGTATTACTCCAACTCCTTTAGGTGAAGGTAAAAGTACCACAACAGTTGGTTTAACCCAAGCTTTGGGTGCCCATTTGGGTTATAATGCTATTGCCAATGTCCGTCAGCCAAGTATGGGACCAACTTTTGGTGTTAAGGGAGGTGCAGCAGGGGGCGGCTATGCTCAAGTTATACCTATggatgaattcaatatgCATTTAACTGGTGATATTCATGCAATTTCTGCCGctcaaaatttattatgtGCAGCAGTCGACACTAGAATGTTTCATGAACATACTTCTAAATCTATCGGTGGATTTTTTAAAAGATTAGTTCCATCTAAGAAGGGAAAAAGGGCTTTTACTAAATCTATGTTGAAGAGATTAGAAAAATTGGGTATTACTAAGACTGATCCAACcgaattgaatgataagGAAGTTGAAACATTCTCTATATTAAACATCGATCCAGAATCTATAACAATCAAGAGAGTAGTGGATTGTAATGATAGATTTGTTCGTGAAATTACTATTGGTCAAGGTAAAAACGAGATTGGTAAATTTCCTCCACGTAAAACTGGTATGGATATCACCGTTGCTTCAGAATTGATGGCTGTTTTAGCATTATCGACATCATTAAGTGACTTGAGAGAAAGAGTTGGAAAGATCGTTGTAGGTACACAAAAGGAGACAGGCGTTGCTATCACCTGTGAAGATATTGGTTGTGCTGGTGCAATTACGgctttattgaaagatgCAATCAAGCCAAACTTGATGCAAACTTTGGAAGGTACCCCAGTTTTTGTTCACGCTGGTCCATTTGCTAATATATCTATTGGTGCTTCATCTGTTATTGCTGATCAATTAGGTTTAAAACTTACTTCTCCATCTaatccaataaataatggTCAAAAAGGTTTTGTTGTTACTGAGGCTGGATTTGACTTCACCATGGGTGGTGaaagatttttcaatattaaatgCAGAGCGTCTGGATTTAAGCCTGATACCGTTGTTTTAGTTGCCACTTCTCGTGCTTTGAAGTTACATGGCGGTGCACCAGATGTTAAGCCAGGACAGCTGTTGCCAGAAGAGTATACTACTGAAAATTTAGAGTACTTAAAGAAGGGTTGTGCTAACTTGGCCAAGCAAATATCCAATATAAAGCAGTACGATGTTCCAGTGGTCGTTGCTATCAATCAATTCGAAACAGACACTGCCTCTGAAATTGACCTCATTAAACAAGAAGCAACTAAGGCAGGTGCAGACTTTGCTGTTCCATCCAACCATTGGGCTAAGGGTGGATCTGGTGCTGTTCAATTAGCAGAAGCAGTATCTGAAGCAGTAACTTTAGCAAATCCAACCCAAAAGTTTTTGTACGATGTGAATAGTTCTGTggaagataaattattatccatAGCTACCAAAATGTATGGTGCTTCTTCCATTGAGTTATCTCCATTAGCAAAGCAACAAATTGAAACCTATACCCAACAAGGCTATGATAAATTGCCAATTTGTATTGCTAAGACACAATATTCGTTGTCTCATGATCCAGCATTAAAGGGTGTACCAACAGGGTTCACTGTTCCAATTAGAGAAGTTAGATGTTCTGCTGGTGCAGGGTACTTATATGCCTTGGCCGCTGAAATTATGACTATTCCAGGTTTACCAACACATGCTGGATTTATGAACGTTGAAGTTAATGACGACGGTGACATTGAGGGTTTGTTTTAA